TGGCGAAGTAGCGGGTGTCGCTTTCGTTGCTGACGATGAACAACTGCATGAAGCACAGCAGCGAATGGGTATAGCCGTTGCCGGGGTCGTTACGGTACTCGACGATCTGCTCCATCGCGCGGCGCGGGCTGATTTGCAGGGTTTTCAGCTCAATCTGCACCAGCGGTAGGCCATTAATCAGCAGGATCACATCATAGCGGTGGTAACTGCTATCAGTATTGAGGCGTAGCTGATTGATGACTTCAAAATCGTTTTTGCACCAGTCGCGCAGATTGACCAGCATGTATTCCAGCGGCGTGCCGTCTTCGCGGGTGAATTTGCCCTTTTCGCGCAGGGATTGGGAGGCAGTGAATACGTCACTGGTAATGATTTCATCACGTAAACGGGCAAATTCGGCATCGGTCAGGCTGACCCAGTTCAGTGCCTCGAATTTCTGGCGGAAGTTGTTTTCCAGCGCGGCTTTATCGCGTATGTCAGGGCGGTAGGTGTACTTGAGGCCGGTAAGTTTAGCGATAAGACCTTGCTCAATCTGGCTCTCTTTTGTCATGCACCTGCCCTGCTTAATCGCCGTTAAAATACTGTTGAAAATGCTTCCAAAGCATATCAGCTTTTCAACGTTCAACGTGACGGTTGGCAGGCGATTCTCGACAATTTCAAACGCCACGTCGACACCAGGGAGTAAGATCATGCCCAACACTGTCAAACTGCACCGCGTATTACGCGCACCAGCAGAGCAGGTTTACCGCGCCTTCCTTGACCCCGACGCCATGGTCAAATGGATACCGCCACACGGTTTCACTGGCAACATGCATCATCAGGATGCCTGCGCCGGGTGTTGCTGGCAC
The sequence above is drawn from the Thiothrix nivea DSM 5205 genome and encodes:
- a CDS encoding SRPBCC domain-containing protein gives rise to the protein MPNTVKLHRVLRAPAEQVYRAFLDPDAMVKWIPPHGFTGNMHHQDACAGCCWHNWSKRKFRMDETLLT